The following proteins come from a genomic window of Paucimonas lemoignei:
- the gstB_6 gene encoding glutathione S-transferase, whose translation MLEVWGRRSSFNVQKVMWLIGELNLPHEHIPAGGAYGLKDTPEFLAMNPHGRIPVIRDSDGTVVWESHSILRYLAARYGGPELWSSDPVRRAQIDCWMDWAQTTLQPEFLTGVFWGFYRTPEAQRDVKAIEKNLALCTQYFQLLDQILSKQDFLAGQHLTLADIPAGTHLYRYFNLDIARPNVPHVEAWYQRLQTSAAFRQHVMIPFDDLFGRLDY comes from the coding sequence ATGCTTGAAGTGTGGGGAAGACGCTCATCGTTCAATGTTCAGAAAGTCATGTGGCTCATCGGGGAGCTGAATCTGCCCCACGAGCACATCCCGGCAGGCGGCGCATACGGCCTCAAAGACACTCCCGAATTCCTGGCCATGAACCCCCACGGTCGGATCCCCGTCATCCGGGACAGCGACGGCACCGTTGTCTGGGAATCACACAGCATCCTCAGGTACCTGGCAGCACGTTACGGCGGGCCCGAACTCTGGAGCAGCGACCCTGTGCGTCGCGCCCAGATCGACTGCTGGATGGACTGGGCGCAGACAACGCTGCAACCCGAGTTTCTAACCGGCGTGTTCTGGGGTTTCTACAGGACTCCAGAAGCTCAGCGGGACGTCAAAGCGATCGAAAAAAACCTGGCGCTGTGCACGCAATACTTTCAATTGCTGGACCAGATATTGAGCAAGCAAGACTTTCTAGCTGGCCAGCACCTGACGCTGGCAGACATACCGGCGGGCACTCATCTCTACCGCTACTTCAACCTGGATATCGCCCGCCCGAATGTTCCTCACGTGGAGGCCTGGTATCAAAGGCTCCAAACGAGTGCCGCCTTTCGGCAACACGTCATGATTCCTTTTGACGATCTGTTTGGGCGGTTGGATTACTGA
- a CDS encoding putative restriction endonuclease encodes MAIPAVEKKAVEQALRRFDEFRDQPEWAGWESNNAHQFAIRVGGELYPAKKIISLATDIAARDFTNKKSTNGYFRACKYEVVDLRETPKLDFVRGEIYDRKTEIHGPFGGSSQNGIAPSRKAPAIFLFSGASGEQYGYTDKVDEVNGVYSYAGEGQVGHMTLTSGNLAVQQHAAKGRALHLFKTLGKGKGQLYVGEYVCADISWQDGSDRNGDIRKVVIFHLVPVADLATYELGPDDNVAADIAELKIDALRKRAYQAAFAPVSKGTLTSTRTIYARSQAVKDYVLSRAGGVCESCDQPAPFTTKAGSPYLEPHHINRLSDGGLDHPKYIGAICPTCHKEIHYGSQGDAKNNLLRESVNLKELADLAKSF; translated from the coding sequence GTGGCGATCCCAGCAGTTGAGAAAAAAGCGGTTGAACAGGCGCTGCGCCGGTTCGATGAATTCAGGGACCAACCTGAATGGGCTGGATGGGAGTCGAACAACGCGCACCAATTCGCGATACGCGTGGGTGGCGAGCTGTACCCTGCGAAAAAAATAATTTCACTTGCAACAGACATTGCTGCACGTGACTTCACCAATAAAAAATCAACAAATGGCTATTTTCGAGCCTGTAAATACGAAGTCGTTGATCTCCGAGAGACGCCAAAACTCGACTTTGTAAGAGGCGAAATATATGACCGTAAGACTGAAATCCATGGTCCTTTTGGTGGAAGCTCGCAAAACGGGATAGCGCCGTCCAGAAAAGCACCGGCTATATTTCTATTTTCGGGAGCGTCAGGTGAGCAGTATGGATACACAGATAAGGTAGATGAAGTGAACGGCGTCTACTCGTACGCAGGCGAGGGACAGGTCGGTCACATGACGCTGACCAGCGGAAACTTAGCAGTTCAGCAGCATGCGGCTAAAGGTCGGGCATTACACCTCTTTAAAACACTAGGCAAGGGTAAGGGGCAGCTATATGTAGGAGAGTACGTGTGTGCGGATATCTCTTGGCAAGATGGATCTGATCGAAACGGAGACATTCGAAAGGTCGTCATCTTCCACCTAGTGCCTGTAGCTGACCTAGCAACATATGAACTGGGACCAGATGACAACGTAGCGGCTGATATCGCTGAGCTAAAGATCGATGCCCTAAGAAAACGAGCCTACCAAGCAGCATTCGCTCCCGTCAGCAAAGGGACATTGACATCAACGCGCACGATTTACGCTCGAAGCCAAGCCGTCAAGGATTATGTGCTAAGCAGAGCTGGAGGAGTCTGTGAAAGCTGCGATCAACCGGCGCCCTTCACTACCAAGGCAGGCTCACCTTATCTAGAACCCCACCATATCAATCGTTTATCTGATGGCGGGCTGGATCACCCCAAGTACATCGGGGCAATCTGCCCTACGTGTCACAAAGAGATCCACTATGGTTCTCAAGGCGACGCGAAAAATAATCTGCTGCGTGAATCCGTAAATCTAAAAGAGCTAGCAGATTTAGCTAAAAGCTTTTAG
- a CDS encoding Mannosyl oligosaccharide glucosidase, giving the protein MSADPKQYALLKTTEGLRLASEDVERWREWGPYLSDRQWGTVREDYSADGNSWDYFPHDHARSRVYRWGEDGLAGFSDKSQHWCIGLGLWNEHDPILKERLFGLNNAEGNHGEDVKELYFHLDGVPSHAYMRMLYKYPHGMFPYDDLVAENARRGLNDPEYEILDTGVFNDNHYFDVIVEYAKHTPDDVLMRVTVTNRSDQAARVHVLPQLWARDIWSWAPGTERPALSLLDDTISARHPSEADRHATAWGPHACDWLFCENRTNTPKLFGEPAPGPFKDGIGEYLVNANPSAIGRDNGTKVAAHFVLQLEGGGSEVVYLRFAPAGAAPINARKLFETRRAEADEFYDALQHALPDADARNVQRQALAGLLWSKQFYYFDVKTWLAGDPGQTPPPERAHIRNNQWRHLYNFDIVSMPDKWEYPWYASWDTAFQAVAFALIDLDFAKDQLLLLVKDRFMHPSGQIPAYEWCFDDANPPVHAWASWRVYQMEKAQTGQGDAAFLERVFHKLLLNFSWWVNRKDSEGHNIFQGGFLGLDNIGLFDRSAAFAPGYQLDQADGTAWVAGYALDLMRMALELAQRNDVYIDISVKFFEHFLYIAGAINQVDSVDVEGLWNEQDGFFYDVLHRPDGSRESVRLRSFVGLISLFAVRVLEQREHEGLKGLRERLLGFLHHRPDLAALISRWTEPGKGNRLLLALLRGQRTKDLIKQMLDENEFLSPFGVRSLSRFYAENPFSMHINGNTLSADYQPAESNSRLFGGNSNWRGPIWMPLNYMLIESLREFHRYYGENFSVEYPSGSGYLASLDEVADGLSQRICGLFLRNSEGNRPSMASYPLLEIDPQSRDLVLFHEYFHGENGRGLGASHQTGWSALVALLLQPRARPE; this is encoded by the coding sequence ATGTCTGCCGATCCAAAGCAGTACGCGTTGTTGAAGACGACCGAAGGTCTGCGCCTTGCCAGCGAGGATGTGGAGCGGTGGCGTGAGTGGGGGCCGTATCTGAGTGATCGGCAGTGGGGCACCGTTCGGGAGGACTACAGCGCCGATGGAAATTCATGGGACTACTTCCCCCATGATCATGCCCGCAGTCGTGTTTACCGTTGGGGAGAAGATGGGCTGGCCGGGTTTTCCGACAAGTCTCAGCACTGGTGCATTGGCCTGGGTCTGTGGAATGAACACGACCCCATCCTCAAAGAGCGTTTGTTTGGCCTGAACAATGCTGAAGGCAATCATGGCGAAGACGTGAAGGAGTTGTACTTTCACCTCGACGGCGTCCCCAGCCATGCGTACATGCGCATGCTCTACAAGTACCCGCATGGGATGTTTCCCTACGATGATCTGGTGGCAGAGAACGCCAGGCGTGGGTTGAATGATCCGGAGTATGAAATCCTCGACACCGGCGTATTCAACGACAACCATTATTTCGACGTCATTGTGGAGTACGCCAAGCACACGCCGGATGATGTCTTGATGCGGGTGACCGTCACCAATCGCTCCGATCAGGCCGCACGGGTGCATGTACTGCCGCAGTTATGGGCCCGTGATATCTGGAGCTGGGCACCGGGTACCGAGCGCCCTGCCCTGTCACTGCTCGATGACACCATCAGTGCCCGGCATCCGTCAGAAGCCGATAGACACGCCACGGCCTGGGGACCGCACGCCTGCGACTGGCTGTTCTGCGAGAACCGCACTAATACCCCAAAACTGTTTGGCGAGCCCGCGCCCGGACCCTTCAAGGACGGGATCGGTGAATACCTCGTGAACGCTAACCCCTCCGCAATTGGCCGAGACAACGGAACCAAAGTCGCCGCGCATTTCGTCCTGCAACTGGAGGGTGGCGGTTCTGAGGTGGTGTACTTGCGTTTCGCCCCCGCCGGAGCGGCGCCGATAAATGCGCGCAAGTTGTTTGAGACGCGCCGTGCCGAGGCCGATGAGTTTTATGACGCGCTGCAGCATGCATTGCCCGATGCCGATGCTCGCAATGTCCAGCGCCAGGCACTGGCTGGCTTGCTGTGGTCAAAACAGTTTTATTACTTCGACGTCAAAACCTGGCTCGCTGGCGATCCCGGCCAGACACCGCCGCCTGAACGCGCGCATATACGAAACAACCAGTGGCGTCACCTGTACAACTTCGACATCGTCTCGATGCCGGACAAGTGGGAGTATCCCTGGTACGCGTCATGGGACACGGCCTTCCAGGCGGTCGCGTTTGCGTTGATTGACCTGGACTTCGCCAAAGACCAGTTGCTGCTATTGGTCAAAGACCGCTTCATGCACCCCAGCGGCCAGATACCGGCGTATGAATGGTGCTTCGACGACGCCAACCCGCCGGTGCATGCCTGGGCCTCCTGGCGGGTGTACCAGATGGAAAAGGCCCAGACAGGCCAAGGCGATGCCGCGTTTCTTGAGCGGGTTTTCCACAAGCTGCTGCTGAATTTTTCCTGGTGGGTGAATCGCAAAGACAGCGAAGGCCACAACATTTTCCAGGGTGGGTTTCTCGGTCTTGATAACATCGGCCTGTTTGACCGTTCTGCCGCCTTTGCGCCCGGCTATCAACTGGATCAGGCCGACGGAACGGCCTGGGTGGCCGGCTATGCCCTGGACCTGATGCGCATGGCGCTGGAACTGGCACAGCGCAATGACGTTTACATCGACATCTCGGTGAAATTCTTCGAACACTTTCTGTACATCGCTGGTGCGATCAACCAAGTGGACAGCGTGGACGTCGAAGGGCTCTGGAATGAGCAGGACGGCTTCTTCTACGACGTATTGCACCGCCCCGACGGCAGCCGTGAGTCGGTGCGGCTGCGATCATTCGTGGGCTTGATTTCGCTGTTTGCCGTGCGTGTGCTGGAGCAGCGCGAACATGAAGGGCTCAAAGGGCTGCGCGAACGTCTGCTGGGTTTCCTCCATCATCGTCCAGACCTGGCAGCGCTCATCTCGCGCTGGACCGAACCCGGAAAAGGCAATCGTCTGTTGCTGGCGCTATTGCGGGGGCAACGGACCAAGGACCTCATCAAACAAATGCTGGATGAAAACGAGTTTCTCTCGCCATTTGGTGTGCGCTCGTTGTCACGCTTCTACGCAGAGAATCCGTTCAGCATGCACATCAACGGCAACACGCTGTCGGCGGATTACCAGCCTGCCGAGTCCAACTCCCGGCTGTTTGGCGGCAACTCAAACTGGCGCGGCCCGATATGGATGCCGTTGAACTACATGTTGATCGAATCACTGCGCGAGTTTCATCGCTATTACGGCGAGAACTTTTCCGTGGAATACCCCAGCGGCTCGGGCTATCTGGCTTCGCTGGACGAAGTGGCTGACGGCTTAAGTCAGCGCATCTGCGGATTATTCCTGCGTAACAGTGAAGGCAACCGACCTTCCATGGCCAGCTATCCACTGCTGGAAATCGATCCACAGAGCCGGGACTTGGTGTTGTTCCACGAGTATTTTCATGGCGAGAATGGACGTGGTCTGGGGGCGTCACATCAGACAGGCTGGAGTGCGCTGGTTGCGCTGTTGTTGCAGCCGAGGGCCAGGCCTGAATGA
- a CDS encoding aminoglycoside N(6')-acetyltransferase: MIKRCTLLDHNGWLPLRTALWPDSAADASHETQTILITPERYLVLVFTDESGQALGFAEASIRTDYVNGTHSSPVAFLEGLYVQPDSRGQGIARQLVAGVEDWAGEMGCTELASDALVENQVSHAMHDALGFEETERVVYFLKRLGSDDR; encoded by the coding sequence ATGATCAAACGCTGCACCTTACTCGACCACAACGGCTGGCTCCCCCTGCGCACAGCACTCTGGCCCGATTCCGCCGCTGACGCCTCCCATGAAACACAGACCATCCTCATTACACCCGAGCGCTACTTGGTGCTCGTCTTCACCGATGAGAGTGGCCAGGCCCTAGGTTTCGCCGAAGCATCAATCCGAACCGACTACGTCAACGGCACCCACTCCTCGCCGGTGGCATTTCTTGAAGGTCTATACGTTCAGCCTGACAGTCGCGGCCAAGGCATTGCGCGGCAGCTTGTGGCTGGCGTTGAAGACTGGGCTGGGGAAATGGGGTGTACGGAGTTGGCTTCGGATGCGTTGGTGGAAAATCAGGTGAGTCATGCGATGCATGATGCGCTGGGGTTTGAGGAGACTGAGCGGGTGGTTTATTTTTTGAAGAGGTTGGGAAGCGATGACCGATAA
- a CDS encoding prophage antirepressor: MLDLDLPRQHADKALHPTTFHRHNRQLRTLLLESQVWFCARDFSRLMGWPLNERTTRKLDVDQRRMVLLATHYGVEEELMVSESGVYELLVHHFHAENRGLRRWITNEVVPCLRDDRLPLNDCAPSLSQLCWPGLSVCLLHWQSEPWIRLRDMPRMLPLGQLPGDSGRVGGRLPWWRAIWRGVGFG, encoded by the coding sequence ATGCTTGACCTCGACTTACCAAGGCAGCACGCCGACAAAGCCCTCCACCCCACCACCTTCCACCGCCACAACCGCCAACTCCGCACCCTCCTCCTCGAGTCCCAAGTCTGGTTCTGTGCTCGAGACTTCAGCCGTCTGATGGGCTGGCCACTGAACGAGCGGACGACGCGCAAGCTGGATGTGGATCAGCGGCGGATGGTTTTGCTTGCGACGCATTACGGGGTTGAGGAAGAGTTGATGGTCAGCGAGTCGGGGGTTTATGAGTTGTTGGTGCATCACTTTCATGCGGAGAATCGAGGGTTGCGGCGTTGGATTACCAATGAGGTGGTGCCTTGCTTGCGGGATGATCGGTTGCCGTTGAACGACTGCGCGCCTAGCCTCAGTCAGTTGTGTTGGCCGGGGCTGTCGGTGTGTCTGTTGCATTGGCAGAGCGAGCCGTGGATTCGGTTGCGGGATATGCCGAGGATGTTGCCGCTGGGGCAGTTGCCGGGGGATTCGGGGCGGGTTGGAGGTCGGTTGCCGTGGTGGCGGGCTATTTGGCGGGGGGTTGGGTTTGGTTAA
- the leuE_2 gene encoding lysine exporter protein LysE/YggA: protein MPELASFITFSLICLGMVLTPGPNMVYLISRSISQGPKAGLISLGGVGVGFLFYMLCAAFGITGLVMAVPYAYDVLRVAGAMYLLYLAWQALKPGGRSPFQIKELPRDSNKQLFLMGLMTNLLNPKVAVLYLSLLPQFISLDSGASVLSQSLILGTTQTLISLSVNAMIALAAGSIAVFLTQRPTWAMVQKWLMGTVLCGLAVKMLVEGRR, encoded by the coding sequence ATGCCCGAACTCGCAAGCTTCATCACCTTCTCCCTGATCTGCCTCGGCATGGTGCTCACGCCCGGCCCGAACATGGTCTACCTCATTTCCCGTTCCATTTCCCAAGGCCCTAAAGCCGGGCTGATTTCACTGGGCGGCGTGGGTGTCGGCTTCCTGTTCTACATGCTCTGCGCCGCATTCGGCATCACCGGCCTGGTGATGGCCGTTCCCTACGCTTACGACGTATTGCGCGTCGCAGGCGCCATGTACCTGCTGTACCTGGCCTGGCAAGCACTCAAACCCGGCGGCCGCTCACCGTTCCAGATCAAGGAACTCCCTCGCGACAGCAACAAACAGCTATTCCTGATGGGCCTGATGACCAACCTGCTGAACCCGAAAGTCGCGGTGCTGTACCTGTCCCTGCTGCCGCAATTCATCAGCCTCGACAGCGGCGCCAGCGTCCTTAGCCAATCCCTGATCCTGGGCACCACCCAGACGCTGATCAGCCTAAGCGTCAATGCCATGATCGCCCTGGCCGCAGGCTCCATCGCCGTCTTCCTCACCCAACGCCCGACTTGGGCCATGGTGCAGAAATGGCTGATGGGCACCGTGTTGTGTGGCCTGGCGGTGAAGATGCTGGTGGAAGGGCGGCGGTAA
- a CDS encoding pentapeptide repeat-containing protein, with translation MHSNNGAIRQHKLNMMDENPPSVNAGVEALTTDGVASVVQRKPREALLPGNREVITDLYVSRNVENEPKDYAFKVYVRLNAKKQTLRKVSFQHSVFDACYFNNCNFDSCDFTGCRFVGCNFHQSAFSGCKFEYAVFERCQIDDDILEREAPREENLKMRFARSLRMNFQQIGDAKAVNRAISHELEATSSYLKKSWSSRETYYRDKYPGWKKVPQFIKWLEFRVLDAIWGNGENTLKLLRAIVVVHILIAFYDTYHFGNPWDLTAYLTSLAASPGVFFGIATPHPYPIWFSSIIAATRLVGFAFLTAILVKRFGRR, from the coding sequence ATGCATTCCAACAATGGAGCGATAAGGCAGCATAAGCTGAACATGATGGACGAGAACCCGCCCTCAGTGAACGCAGGCGTCGAGGCTCTAACGACAGACGGGGTCGCCAGTGTCGTGCAGAGAAAGCCTCGTGAGGCGCTGCTGCCAGGTAACCGGGAGGTCATCACTGACCTTTACGTTAGCAGGAATGTCGAGAATGAGCCTAAAGACTATGCCTTCAAGGTGTATGTCAGGCTAAACGCCAAGAAACAGACGCTTCGGAAGGTCTCCTTCCAGCATAGCGTTTTCGACGCTTGCTACTTCAATAACTGTAATTTCGATTCCTGCGACTTCACCGGCTGTCGGTTCGTTGGCTGTAATTTCCATCAGTCCGCATTTTCCGGATGCAAGTTTGAGTATGCGGTCTTCGAGCGTTGCCAAATCGACGACGACATCCTTGAGCGGGAGGCACCGCGTGAGGAAAATCTGAAAATGCGGTTTGCCAGATCGCTTCGAATGAATTTCCAGCAAATTGGCGATGCGAAAGCTGTAAATAGAGCGATTTCACACGAGTTGGAGGCTACATCAAGCTATCTCAAAAAATCTTGGTCATCAAGAGAGACATATTACCGGGATAAGTATCCGGGTTGGAAGAAGGTGCCACAGTTCATCAAATGGCTTGAGTTCAGAGTGCTAGATGCGATCTGGGGCAATGGCGAGAATACGCTTAAGCTGCTGCGGGCGATCGTAGTAGTTCATATCCTAATAGCTTTCTATGATACTTATCACTTCGGCAATCCCTGGGATCTGACTGCCTATCTTACTAGCCTCGCGGCCTCTCCTGGAGTGTTCTTCGGCATAGCCACCCCGCACCCCTACCCAATTTGGTTCTCATCGATTATTGCTGCTACGCGTCTGGTTGGATTCGCCTTTCTCACGGCTATTCTTGTAAAACGGTTTGGTCGGCGATGA
- the dmlR_21 gene encoding LysR family transcriptional regulator has product MISADRLKGISTFVAVANAGSFTAAAERLSLTNSAVSKSIARLETRLGMRLFERTTRSLALSEEGTAYYSVCTRILNELEDAETALAAQRSEPAGHLRVDLPASFGRIHVLPLILEFAEQHPKLRPHVSFTDRFVDLIEEGIDIAVRIGGPAVWPATLGHRYLGTERLIFCAAPLYLHRHGTPQTFDELADHACILYGNAFGSASPWVIVDATGQTELRQVQGRIVVGNGEAQVAAVVAGSGVAQLATWLIKDQLQRGELVEILPHLATEGLDLHLAWPRKRESLPKVHQMVERLCAVLRMD; this is encoded by the coding sequence ATGATCTCTGCTGATCGCCTCAAGGGCATTTCCACCTTCGTCGCCGTGGCCAACGCCGGCAGCTTTACCGCTGCCGCCGAACGCTTGAGCCTGACTAACTCGGCCGTCAGCAAAAGCATCGCGCGCCTGGAAACCCGCCTGGGCATGCGCCTGTTCGAACGCACCACCCGCAGCCTCGCGCTGAGCGAGGAAGGGACGGCCTATTACAGCGTCTGCACGCGCATCCTCAACGAACTGGAAGACGCCGAAACCGCATTGGCCGCCCAGCGCTCCGAACCGGCCGGGCATCTGCGCGTGGATCTACCTGCATCGTTTGGGCGGATCCACGTCCTGCCGCTGATCCTGGAATTCGCCGAACAGCACCCCAAGCTGCGCCCGCATGTGTCGTTCACGGATCGCTTTGTAGACCTGATCGAGGAGGGCATCGACATTGCCGTGCGCATCGGTGGCCCGGCGGTCTGGCCCGCGACACTCGGCCATCGCTACCTGGGCACCGAACGGCTGATATTCTGCGCGGCACCGCTTTACCTGCACCGCCACGGCACCCCGCAGACCTTTGACGAACTGGCTGATCACGCCTGCATTCTGTACGGCAACGCCTTTGGCAGCGCCAGCCCGTGGGTCATCGTCGACGCGACCGGGCAGACCGAGTTGCGACAGGTGCAAGGGCGCATCGTAGTCGGCAACGGCGAAGCGCAAGTGGCCGCGGTGGTGGCGGGCAGTGGCGTAGCGCAACTGGCGACGTGGCTGATCAAAGACCAGCTGCAGCGCGGCGAGCTGGTGGAAATCCTCCCGCACCTGGCCACCGAAGGCCTGGACCTGCACCTGGCCTGGCCCCGCAAGCGCGAATCCCTGCCTAAAGTGCATCAGATGGTGGAGCGGCTGTGTGCGGTGTTGCGGATGGATTGA
- the coaA gene encoding pantothenate kinase CoaA, with protein sequence MLNTPSVHLIKPRLEFSLNQWLSVYPDCLSVGDAFVPLSHLLSIHRAAKRSMQQVQSTFLKRPFTNRPYIIGVSGSVAAGKSHFSRALSMALGKWSSRPSVQLVTTDSFLCSLATLQREGLAGRKGFPESYNRPLMFDFLSSISRGRSQTIPIYSHATYDILPGEHHHVQASDIVILEGVNICQVDSNSRENVLDYVDFSIYLHAAEEHLRSWYVQRFLRLKAEAALESGTYFSRFHDLSLHEAREVALERWERINLVNLQENIFPSRDNADLIIEKSANHSIEFLKLRVV encoded by the coding sequence ATGCTGAATACGCCATCGGTCCATTTAATAAAGCCGCGTTTAGAATTTAGTCTTAATCAATGGTTAAGCGTTTACCCAGACTGTTTAAGCGTCGGCGATGCGTTTGTGCCGCTTTCCCACCTATTAAGTATTCATCGCGCCGCCAAACGTTCGATGCAGCAGGTGCAGTCAACATTTTTAAAGCGGCCATTCACCAATCGGCCTTACATCATCGGGGTTTCTGGCAGCGTTGCTGCTGGTAAAAGTCATTTTTCTAGAGCTTTATCGATGGCCCTTGGAAAATGGTCCAGCCGACCGAGCGTTCAACTGGTTACAACGGATTCATTTCTGTGCTCCCTTGCAACCTTGCAGAGAGAGGGTCTAGCAGGCCGAAAAGGATTTCCAGAATCATACAATCGCCCGTTGATGTTCGACTTTCTCAGTTCAATTAGTCGCGGTCGAAGCCAAACCATCCCAATTTATTCTCACGCCACATACGACATCCTCCCAGGAGAGCATCACCATGTTCAGGCTTCCGATATCGTAATTCTCGAAGGGGTGAACATATGTCAGGTAGATAGCAACTCCCGTGAAAACGTTCTGGATTATGTGGATTTCTCTATCTATCTACACGCGGCGGAAGAACACCTCAGAAGCTGGTACGTGCAAAGGTTTCTGCGTTTGAAGGCAGAAGCAGCGCTGGAGTCTGGAACCTATTTCAGTCGATTCCACGATCTCTCGCTCCATGAGGCCCGAGAGGTGGCGTTGGAGAGATGGGAGCGGATCAACCTCGTGAATCTGCAAGAGAATATTTTTCCTTCCCGCGACAACGCAGATCTCATCATCGAAAAATCGGCAAACCACTCTATCGAATTTTTGAAACTCCGGGTCGTCTAG
- a CDS encoding sodium/calcium exchanger 1: MVSTVTSYTDARNKAVTGQGNDGVVMVSTGGGYYGTGVLLFGGQAILTAAHLFKNGTNNTSVTFETSAGKQTLGASKVDVMSNYDSVNLNNDLAIVWLKGHAPVGAERYDLYRDANEIGQTMTMVGYGVPGTGASGVSSNYSAAPIRQIAYNTFDADAAALKAKMGNYIAWNPKAGTQLIADFDDGTTSHDALGGLLGIKHTGLGQKEGILSAGDSGGPAFINGKIAGIASSINSMYLNGAHPDVDNSLNSSYGEIGAWSRISAYQETIDKAIRASYTDAPTKPSEVKNSVVEGNTGASNAYFLVQFNGTRSDPNKVVSLNFTTRDGTAKAGEDYLATKGTLNFYAGETQAVVAVEVLGDKKWEANETFYMDFTNPADASHGQNIIMTGMRTIVNDDGLFGWA, translated from the coding sequence ATGGTTTCGACGGTCACCTCCTACACGGATGCGCGCAACAAAGCTGTAACCGGTCAAGGTAACGATGGCGTGGTTATGGTATCCACAGGAGGTGGTTATTACGGTACAGGCGTGTTGTTGTTTGGCGGTCAGGCGATCCTGACGGCGGCTCATTTGTTCAAGAATGGCACCAACAACACCTCGGTTACTTTCGAAACTTCAGCCGGTAAGCAGACGCTGGGCGCGAGCAAGGTCGACGTGATGTCGAACTACGACTCGGTCAACCTGAACAACGACCTGGCGATTGTCTGGCTCAAGGGCCACGCACCTGTCGGCGCCGAACGCTACGACCTGTACCGCGACGCCAACGAAATCGGCCAGACCATGACCATGGTCGGCTACGGCGTGCCAGGCACCGGGGCATCGGGCGTTTCCAGCAACTACTCGGCCGCGCCGATCCGGCAGATCGCCTACAACACATTCGATGCCGACGCAGCCGCGCTCAAGGCCAAGATGGGTAACTACATCGCCTGGAACCCCAAGGCCGGCACTCAGTTGATCGCCGACTTCGATGATGGCACCACCAGCCACGACGCTCTCGGCGGCCTGCTCGGTATCAAACATACCGGCCTGGGCCAGAAAGAAGGCATCCTCAGCGCTGGCGACAGCGGTGGCCCGGCGTTCATCAATGGCAAAATCGCTGGTATCGCCAGCTCGATCAACAGCATGTACCTCAACGGCGCCCACCCGGACGTCGACAACAGCCTCAACAGCAGCTACGGCGAAATCGGCGCCTGGTCGCGCATCAGCGCCTACCAGGAAACCATCGACAAGGCGATCCGCGCCAGCTACACCGACGCGCCGACCAAACCGTCCGAGGTTAAAAACAGTGTTGTCGAAGGCAACACCGGCGCCAGCAACGCCTACTTCCTGGTCCAGTTCAACGGCACCCGCAGCGACCCCAACAAAGTCGTCAGCCTCAACTTCACCACCCGCGACGGCACCGCCAAAGCAGGCGAAGACTACCTGGCCACCAAAGGCACCCTGAACTTCTACGCAGGCGAAACCCAGGCCGTCGTCGCCGTTGAGGTACTCGGCGATAAAAAATGGGAAGCCAACGAAACCTTCTACATGGACTTCACTAACCCGGCCGACGCCAGCCATGGCCAAAACATCATCATGACCGGCATGCGCACCATCGTTAACGATGACGGCTTGTTCGGTTGGGCTTGA